From the Vulpes lagopus strain Blue_001 chromosome 15, ASM1834538v1, whole genome shotgun sequence genome, one window contains:
- the LOC121476101 gene encoding olfactory receptor 56A3-like, producing the protein MLPYNNSSCLSTEVSDFILNCFVRSPSWQHWLSLPLSILFLLAMGANAILLITIQLEASLHEPMYYLLGLLSLLDIVLCLTVIPKVLAIFWFDLRSISFSTCFLQMFIMNSFLPMESCTFMVMAYDRYVAICKPLYYPTIITDQFVAKAVLFILARSTFLTTPTPILSARLHYCGKNIIENCICANLSVSKLSCDNVTLNKIYQLIVAWTLLSCDLILIFVSYILILKTVLRLKAKGAAAKALSTCGSHFILILFFSTILLVLVFTHIAKKKVSPDIPILLNVLHHVIPAALNPIVYGVRTQEIKKGIRKLLRRVVERCK; encoded by the coding sequence ATGCTACCTTATAACAACAGCAGCTGCCTCTCTACTGAAGTATCAGACTTCATCCTCAATTGCTTTGTCAGGTCTCCCAGCTGGCAGCACTGGCTATCTCTGCCCCTCAgcatcctcttcctcctggccATGGGAGCCAATGCCATCCTCCTGATCACTATACAGCTAGAGGCCTCTCTGCACGAGCCCATGTACTACTTGCTTGGCCTCCTTTCCCTGTTGGACATCGTGCTCTGCCTCACTGTCATCCCCAAGGTCCTGGCTATCTTCTGGTTTGATCTCAGGTCCATCAGCTTCTCTACCTGCTTCCTCCAGATGTTCATCATGAATAGCTTCCTGCCCATGGAGTCCTGCACATTCATGgtcatggcctatgaccgctatgtcGCCATCTGCAAGCCTCTGTACTACCCAACTATCATCACTGACCAGTTTGTGGCAAAGGCTGTTCTCTTCATCTTGGCCCGGAGCACATTTCTTACTACACCTACTCCCATCCTTTCTGCCCGGCTGCATTACtgtggaaaaaatataattgagaaCTGTATCTGTGCCAACCTCTCTGTGTCCAAGCTCTCCTGTGATAATGTTACCCTTAACAAAATATACCAGTTAATTGTGGCCTGGACTCTGCTGAGCTGTGACCTCATCCTCATCTTCGTCTCCTATATCCTCATCCTAAAAACTGTTCTTAGACTCAAGGCAAAAGGGGCAGCTGCCAAAGCTCTGAGCACATGCGgctctcatttcattctcatcCTCTTTTTTAGCACCATCCTGCTGGTTTTGGTTTTTACCCACATTgccaaaaaaaaagtttcccctGATATTCCCATCTTACTTAATGTCCTACACCATGTAATTCCTGCAGCTCTCAATCCCATTGTCTATGGGGTACGAACCCAGGAGATTAAAAAGGGCATTAGGAAGTTACTGAGGAGGGTAGTAGAGAGATGCAAGTAA